ACTCTCTCTGCTAAGTGCTAACGTAACTTGACTCCTCGTCGGTCCAACTTGGCCACTCTCTCTACTGGGTTTaataactaattattatttattagtatacATTTTTCTAACGATGCTATACACTGAATATTATGTTGTAGTAGCAAACATAAAAtttaggagttttttttttgtttgttttgcaagtttttatttagaaaattaattgtatttagtattttattattagtactATTTTGTATGATTGGTTCaaatgttataaattataaaaattaaatgatatttctgaAAAGAAATTTCTTCTATTTAATATGTAAGCTTGCTTTTTACACAAAGGGAAACCTATCTTGGATTCAGtgaatttccattttttttgggggaaGATTATAATTCATATCCAAAAGACCAAAAccaatgtatttttctttatagagatgaatatataactgaataactaaatatatttaattaagctATTTGGGTTGACCTGTGTGGTTCAAAaatacaaaccaaacaaaaaacatatctaCAAATTGTAAACCATGCAAGTCATTTTGGTAGTACTAATTTGATAAACAAGTACAGGTAGTGTGCCTTTATAAAAATACGTTTTTAAGAGTCgcaaacctttttttgttttctctgtttgtatattaaataaacagaaaatagttagataaaaacaaatattcatcCAATTACACAAGTGGCCGATATATTACAACGAATATCATAATCCAACAATAATATTTAAGTCAATTGGGAGTATTGGTCGGACTACAAAAGGAAGGGGGNNGGGGGGGGCGGGGGGGAGTCTCAAGTTGATGGATAACAAGAGTCCAAATTTTATAAGTGGGTTGCGTATGTAAATCGTGTCGTAAATCTCAAATTCTTTGAATATTTCTTTGATGGGAAAAGGTAACTATCACTatcttaaataatttattagttaAAAGTTTGCGCTTGGATCGATCATCAAAACAAATGTGGCTATACAACACAAGTGTTGAGTGTCCTCCTAGGCAATACATTCCAAATTTGAGCATGATCTTTTTGAGTGTGGAAGTGAATGTGGCATATAGAGATGTTGAGCTGGCAAGAGAGGAGAGGCTGTGATCGAGTGAAGACGTTTCAAGTATAAAAGGAGAGACTGGGTTTGTGAGAGAGGGTTATCCAAATTGAATTGGTGTTATGTGTTTGCTTCCCGCGTGAGCTGGGTTATCATTACATTACAGAGCCTGAAACTCTGATTCTTAGCTTGTAAACAAACCATTCGATAAGATTCAACAAAGATCTCTTGTTGGTTCTTAACACTGATACGGGTCAGATACACTACCATACAACATGTCAACACAAAATTAAAGAGTGGCTTCTTTCACAACTTCTACATACCGATTCAGTTATTTAGAAATGTTTTACGTAGCTGAGTTTAGCCTTCCAGGATTTGTTTCCTTTCGACCTCGATGAATTTTGTGTTTACATGATAGCTTTTGGTGGCATTTTGGGTCTCATTCTCTCCCTTGCACCGCAGCAGCTGCAACTGAAGACTCCTCACAAGCTCATTTAGCCTCTGGATATGTCTCTCTTGTGATATGATGATCTGTAAAAAACGGTGAACTTTGCGGTTAGATTTGACGTTCCCCCTGAGAACAACAGATTAATAATATCCAAGCCTGATACAGAAACACACTAAAGTAAGAGCAGCCTTTTAGATCCTTTAGAATATCATCTTTTTGAAGATGGTGACTAAAAAGTACCTAAATGAGAAACATCCTACGAGCATAAAGATGAAAAACGCACAAGCTCGGAACTCATATCATGTTGAGCCCCGAAAGCTACAAGCTACCTAATCGTTCTACCTGACTTCATTTAAACTCTCGGATTTGCAGCTATTATAAGTTTCATTGTAGTAGTCTATATTGTACCTGATCGTAGCATTGTTATAAGTTTCATTTAAAAAGTACCTGATCGTAGCATTGTTACTCATTCCTGATCCACAGAAATAAAAGATTGCCTCAAAATAGATTAGTAAGGGAAGGTGTAGATTACAATATACATTGAGGTCAGGACTAAGCGGAAACCTGAGGTTTACTCAATGACTATCGATCCAACTGGATCCTTCTGGTACAGTAATCCAATGTAAGATCAATCACAGACATAAAGCAAGTCTTATAAGTATTCCACTTCTATCAATTATCTTATGCCATTAGAGAGAAACCCCATTTAGCAATCCAAGCAAACAGTTCAACacacttttaaaaattcttattgGAGTTTTCCAGACATCCCGACACAGAATCCAATCCAAGAAGACATTTAGAATTGCAGAAAGTCTCATTTATAGTAATCAATGCAAAGAATAAAGACAATTCAAAAACAACAGATCCCATGGTAATGAAGACATTTTCTAAGCCAACAAACCAAAGCTTAAAAAATGATTTACCAAATGCAAGAATAAGAATCTTAAGTATCACACCAAGCAAAGCACAGAAGAAAGTGAAGCTTAATTATCAGAACACTAAGGACTGAGGTAGCcactacacacacacacacacctctTCTGATGTTTACAAACATCTAGGCTATTACAGGTCTCCTACAAAAACTAGAAATACTCTGTCTTCTAAAGGGAAACACATGAAAGAGTTAGAAAAAAACCAGTACCTTCTCTTTAACAGCTTCTTCCCTATCTGAAATTTGCTGCTGTTTCTGAGACAAGCTGGTGGCTGTATCTAACTCAACAAGTGGTTGTCTCCATTCAAACTGAGAGGTGACTATAAGTATAACTAGCAGAAACACAAGCAAGATTGGCTTCGACATTGCTATATCAGTTGCTTTAAAACACCTGTCCCCCAAGAAATTAGCCAAATTCATAATCAATCCTTTTACACTATTTTACAAGCCTACCAactcaaaacacacacatcaaATTCAATCTGAACTTTACTAATCAAATCATCATCTCCACCTATATTACTAAAGTCAAGCAATAACGCATCATCAACCTCTAATATCTAAAAAGATTCAATTTCTAATCTACCCATTTCCtcaacaaccacaaaaaaaacgAAGACCCAATGAAGCGATTAAGATGATCTTTGGAACTTACAAATCGAATTTGACCAGAGGAATAACCAAACTTCATGATCGATCGACCTGACCACCTCCTCCGTTAGGGTCGCGAATGTTAGATACGAGATCTTCCAAAATCGAATTTGTAATCAGAAAACACCAAATAAGTTTTGTGTTAGTAGAGAAATGTAAAAGGAGCTGAGGTTCCCTGAATTGCGCAAAGAAGAGGACTAAATGTTTCAGGTGACTcctacaatttctttttttttttttgccaaaattgATCCTATGTCTTTTATCTTATTAGTAATTTAGCTATAGTTTGAGAGTTGTAACGTAACACCCCGATGCtctatatctatattaacatttttttaggtacattttgtgttatacttttaaattttgcttattaattttttttttataacattaacttctaaaaaattctaaaaataacatTGTACAGAAACTCAATTACTAAAACTTCttaaatcaaccaaaatttgttatgtttattgCCGTAAAATCTAGacaacatatatacatttcGATTTCTCCAAAAAATACTCTAtccattaaaattttattcctataaaatatccaaaactatctttagagATGGTgtaatctctcaaatttaaatgatacaacCGATAATCTATAACAAAAACTTACAATCCCCCAAAAACAAGAACTCAAATTTCAAATGATTAGAAAACCAATATTcccaaatatttaactttagcaagaaaaaatacatttaatttagtatatatcttcttcagaaactgaatattattccgcaataatataaacaactaaaatagaaaaacacttaaatttctcttttattgctcTAGATCTTAAGCTTGCTCACCAATTTTTACAAGATTTGCTATCAAACCTAATTCTAGCCTTAATAAGTTACTCTATAAATAACCTTAAGACGAGAAATGCACCAACTCATAAGAAACTTTACCTTTCAAACAAATCTTATATACCTTCAATAGACAAATCTTTTTActctatattattttgtttatgcaATTTAGATCATTGCTGCTTTTTAGACTCAACTCAAtaataacacttttttttttcctattttacaACAGCTGAAGAAAGGTATGTGAGACGAAAGTTAAtatcaaacaaacaatttttttaaggtATGTTGACTTTTGATTTTGGGgaactaaaattatttgaacACATATGTTTCTTTTATGGTAtgatcactttttatttttttaccaacaCAAGTGCCTTGCATGATTGTACTCTAAATTGGttcctgttttttttgtaggtaAGTGAAGAAAACGGAAAAGAGACAAAGGAATAGATTAAATTAAACATTGAatcgattttttctttttcaataatcTTATATTCTGTACTTTTGTCTAGTTAACTAacaatttggtttctttattataaattttaaggtaatttataatttagaaatttaataaattgtgTGATTTTAATAATTGACAAATTCAAACAATTGACTATGCATTTATTCcactatattaacatttttgaaatacattttatgtttaaccttttttgttttgcttatgtaaattttaatttacaatctTAATCCtacaaaattacacaaaaataaataagtgacATATGGTAAATCGACCAAAATCAATAAAGTTTTGTTCCcagaaattattttgaattaattgctcttttacttttaaaaattaagaaagatttattgttttatttaacaaaaaaaaataatatcagcCTTAagtatctatattaaaaaaaaatgaaatacatTTGGTGTTTTACcctttaagttatatttatttaaaaacttaatttctaaaaaaattgcacaaaaaaacaaaatcaattagatTACTAAAATGTCTCTACCGATTTGGTCTATAATTTccttaaaaatttatatatttagaaatttattacacttaataacatataccaaaaatatatatacaatatttttttacctttaaaaactctaatattcaataataactaTACTGTTTGATATGAacaattaaaatctttaatggctattaatatgctgataaaaaaagtaaaaataattatttcacgggttaaatgtaataaattgggatatttataatataatttaacccgcggtatactgCATAATAACTTTTCAAGAAATAattctttcacgggttaaatttaaaaaacattaaacttacgggttaaatttaaaagtacttaaaaattaaaaatataataatgtaagaatagTTTTTTCatgggttaaatctaaaaagcactaaaaatttaaattttgataaccATAAGAAAAATTCGTTAATgtaaaaatgtaacattattataaataaaactaaataattgtccTGTCATGTCTACCGTGTACAGCTagtcaaattttagaattaacaatcaaaatacaattatacaatcttaaacactaaacaacaaaaaacaaaaattaacaaacaaatacaatttttttaaaaatttagttttattttttataaaaatattatcccGCGGTGCattgcgggttaaaatctagtattatTAAATTTACAAGTATGATAATTCCACTGGAGCAATACtcctaaatttattaaatctgAATGCTTCTATGgaattttcaaaatgtttttttttcatctatctatttttaaaaatactctttattaaatctaaaattttataaatttttataaggTTATAGGGTACTTATGGATAGTAACTACTACTCCGAGActcaatccaaatatttataaggtttaattaatgttttaaagtatcttttaaagtattttgtcatcctctcttatctttgtatccaaacaagtctcaactaaattttatacaatccttacaaccaaacacaatcatttccttatttgataatattaatttcctaaaatatatttatctaatttaaatcaatatgttagattaaaatataattctcctttcatttttatttaatcttatatttaattattttaattactatttaatacataaagttaataaaattttagatatttttcagcatataatgtgatttgaatttttataaacggatatatattaaaaattgtcttaggatatttgtaaccaaacaagtatatccacatagagctcggaatacatttttggagtacaatagggtgccatcactttttgccaactttgggtcgggtttttaactaaaattataaccgattcaattatacggatcctccttaagattgccgAATATTTTGGACCGGTTTTTAATCTAtagcatacttatttacatccaattaatgccaattaatgcccattgtatcttaggaaagatctaatttgcatgccgaatttttaggaccgagtttgacaaaaagaattaataacccaaattatgtaatcacatcctcttAATCACATCCGTATAATATAACAACTAATTTAAGATGAAAACATCttagaaaatatctaatttgcgtttaataaacgattatatatttggtaagatcttattagctttaaatgtacactattaatccaataatatcaattgagaatcataataagaatatgtcatatcattcattcctaaatcataactatcaaatcgtaaaatatatattctcaacttgcgaatcaagagtttctacaaaaatctacctacaaccgttaacagtatatatatcaacaaaataaggTAAAACCTAgtttataaagtaaaaataaaagggtTTATAACAATGTGTTTATAAGGTACATGTTTTATGATACAAATGACATGGTGGAATTACGAGAACTCTCATCTGCCTTGACTTATCTGCCTCCTAATTTTATGATCGGTATTGCCAAAAGCTGACAGAAGCAGAGAAAAGTGAATTATAAAATGATGTTTGAGAACAAAAGATCATGTCACAAAAACGTGACAAAACAAAGGGGGAATCTGAAGTGCTTATGTCAATTTGAAATTCGTAGGAATCATCCACTTTAATCAATAAAAGAAATCTTTAGAACCCAAGTTTTCATCTTGTTATGATTGgggaaactattaaattttatggcagacaaaatatacataaggatagttgttttggttttagagGAATGGAACAATCAGATTCACCAAGTGACCACTGGTATGCGAATAGTAGGAGTGAAAATACCTAAAGATGTTGTTTTGGTCTTATGATGATTCAAGGACATAGAGTGGATTCACAGACACAGTCGCTAGTAGTGGAAGAACTTAATGAGCAAATTGTTGCTACTGCTGTCTTCTTTGCTGCAACCATCTTGCTGTTCCAACATGGTTTTCTCACAGCAGAGTAATCAGATGTATCCATTAATGTGTTTGCAAATGGAGAAAAGCTGCTACCATGTCTCCAAATAATACTGATATTTTTCAGCCTTCTTGTGCACACCAAATGTTTGCTCACCAAGTTTAATAGTGGAGCAGAACCTGGAGAGTTAGTCATCATTGACAATTTATACATGTTGCAGGAACAGAACATTCTCAATGCAAGGGATACCTTTTTTGGACTTTTTTTGTTCAGCATAAATTTGTGTCCCAAGACCTGGATCTTTAAGttcaaaaccataaataaatcTGCAACACAATATGAGAATGGGACTGAGGAAGAAGTCACACATGTCAAGATTGAGTTTCAAAAGGATGTTGAGATGGGATTCACGAGGCATCCCACAGCTTCTTTGTGGAGGATTACATACACTTGTGGCTCTAGATGGCGCTAATATGATGCTTAGGAGCGGAATTTGCAGAGAGCTTCTATTACTTGTCTTCCTTCACATGGATTGGCGCGTAGTCTCTACTGCAAAGTTTTTTATGGTGGCATCATATTATCTGGTTTCATTGTTGCGTTTGCGAGTTTGCTGCGACTTATTTGTGTGTGGGCTGATTTTATGCTGCATAACAGTGGAGAGAGTTGGCTGCAAATAGTTTTTACAAGGGGACAAGTTGCAGGACAAATTCAAACATGGAATGGTTCTTTATGGAACATCATGTGTCTATCTCTGCAGATGGTACTTCCCACTTGTGGACATGAGTGTATATTTGTCAGTGAGAAAACAAATGCAGAGTGCTCCGCATGTCGAGAAAGGGACATGGCTTTCTGACGCTAGACTGGTTGCTCCTACTCCTCTATATACTGGGAAGTTGTTGCTAATTGTGACTGTTTCAAATGAGTTAGGCGACAAGCAGACACAGTTTCTCTGTGGTATTTTACTGTACCGGCTTTGGCATAAATGGAGAACTAAACCCATACGAACATCCAGAGGAGTGAAGCAAGGCAGTTtcatatttacaagtgaagttTTATCTTGGGGGAGACAAATTAATTGTAGCTACTGTCACAAGCAAACCAAAGAAGTGTTCTAAGTCTTGGAAATTCAAATATAAACAGAGAACTGTGGGAGCTGTTCGACCAAGCCTCACATCATGTGTCAATCTCTACAGATGGTAAGAATGTCTACTTTTCAGTGCGGCACTGTTGGAAGAACAAGGATGCCAATTGCCAATCATTGGAGGCCATAGATGAAGCTACTATGATTCTTTACATAAAACTGGAtaaaatttttgtgtgtttggttcGCGTTTAAAAGTTGCGAtgagattttgtgtgtttggctTGTGGGGTAAGAGTATCTATCTGTGATCAGTATGTTAAATGGGTGAGGAAGCACTGGAAAGATAAGTTGCAGGACAAATCAGAACCTCTGTGGTGGCCATTTCAGAACTTTCAGTCCACTAATGGAGCTGGCGTGTTCTTATTAGTTCCTGAGACTATTCTTGAAGTTGTGTATGTGTTGAACAATACCAAATCAATTCTTCTGATGCAGAAGGAAAAGAGTTTAGACTCTTGGAAATGTACATTCGATCTGCAAACAGCTCAACACATTCTGCAACAGAAAGCTGTTGAATCAAGCTTTGACATTGAGTATCTAGTATGTCCA
The sequence above is drawn from the Camelina sativa cultivar DH55 chromosome 4, Cs, whole genome shotgun sequence genome and encodes:
- the LOC104780276 gene encoding uncharacterized protein LOC104780276, which produces MSKPILLVFLLVILIVTSQFEWRQPLVELDTATSLSQKQQQISDREEAVKEKIIISQERHIQRLNELVRSLQLQLLRCKGENETQNATKSYHVNTKFIEVERKQILEG